The genome window TGGCCTTTTCGATGAGTCCAAGGACTGCATTGTCCCACGGCTGAATGGTAAGAAGTCTGCTTTCAGGGGCGGCTATGGTCGCCAATTGGTTGATGGGCATGAGTGTCCCATAATAATCTACCTTGATACCTTCAAGAAGGGCTGGGGCCGCTCGGCCCGTCCTTATCCTTGCAAGTTCCTTTTGAAAGGATTCTATAGCCTTGTCCATTCTTGATTTCGTATCTTTGATGACCGCATCGTGCATTGTCATCCTCCTCTTACAATCGTACCTATTGGTTTTCCCATTATTACACCTTTTATGTTGCCTGGGGTCTTCATATTGAAGACGATTATGGGAAGCCGACCGTCGCGCGCCATGGAGACTGCTGAGGCGTCCATGACCTTTAGTCCCATCTCGAGTACATCCTGATAGGTCAAATTGTTAAACTTAACCGCTTCAGGGTACTTTTTGGGATCTCTATCATATATGCCGTCCACGCTTGTTGCCTTCATGAGCAGGTCAGCCTTTATCTCGAGCGCGCGCAATGCGGCGGCTGTGTCTGTTGTAAAAAATGGGTTGCCTGTGCCTGCAGCGAAGATTACGATTCTGCCCTTTTCAAGGTGTTTAAGCGCCCTGGCCCTTATAAAGGGTTCGGCCATTCTACCGACTTCGATGGCCGACATTATCCTGGTCGATACCCTCCGTTTTGTGAGCGCATCTTGGATAGCGAGGGCATTCATAATCGTGGCGAGCATGCCTATTTGATCTGCCGTGGCCCTGTCCATGCCCTGGGCTGCGCCCATAACCCCTCTGAATATGTTGCCGCCCCCTACAACAACACCCATCTGTACGCCAAGTCCATGTATCTGGGACAGTTCATCGGCAAGTTCATTTACAGCGTCCTGTGATATACCACCATGGAGGTCATCGGAAAGCCCTTCTCCGCTTAGCTTTAAAAGGACCCGTTTGTATGGTAGGGCTGTAAAATTCTTTGACGGCATATACTTGTACTATTCAGCCCCTATCTGGTAGCGTATAAAGCGCTTTATAGAGATATTTTCCCCCATTTTTGCCATGAGTTCGTTCAGGAGGTCTTGCACGGATATGTCGGGGTTCTTTACAAAAGGCTGTTCAAGGAGGCAGACTTCTTTATAGAATTTTTCAAGCCTACCCGTTACCATCTTTTCTGCGATATGTTCAGGCTTACCGGCATCAACGGCCTGGTTTTTATATATAGCCTTTTCTTTTTCGATGATTTCCGTCGGGACATCTTCCCTTCTTATGCAGATGGGGTTGGATGCCGCTATTTGCATGGCGATATCCCTTGCGAATTGGATGAATTGATCTGTTTTTGCTACAAAATCAGTTTCGCAGTTTACCTCCACCATTACCCCAAGTTTATTTCCTGCATGAATATAGGATTGTATGATCCCTTCGGATGTTACACGTCCGGCCCTTTTTGCTGCAACTGCCAATCCTTTTTGGCGGAGCCATGCAACCGCCTTTTCCATGTCGCCGCCGCATTCTTGAAGCGCCTTTTTGCAATCCATCATTCCTGCATTGGTCCTATCCCTTAATTCCTTGACCTTTGCAGCAGATATATCAACCATGATAACTCCTCCAAGAAATTGTCTTTAAGTTTAATCAAAATGAATAAAGTGTGATTATCACAGAGGCCTTGTTAGGCCTCGACCGCTGTATATTCCTCTTCAACTTCAACGACGGTCTCTTCGACTGTATTTTTATCAGCCCCCATCTCTTCTTCTGTGACGGCCTTGTCAGTCGCGGCCTGCTGGGCCTCGGCGAGCCGCTGCCTGCCTTCAATTATGGCGTCGGCCATCTTGGCCGTTATTAGTCTTATGGCGCGTATTGCATCGTCGTTGCCTGGTATAGGATAGTCGATCCCATCAGGGTCGCAGTTGGTGTCAACGATCGCCACCACAGGTATCCCAAGTTTTTTGGCCTCTTTTACCGCTATCTCTTCTTCGTTTGAATCGACTATGAACAAGGCCGATGGTAAGGATGTCATATTTTTTATCCCACCGATGTTAAGTGTGAGTTTTTCACGTAACCTATTCATCAGCAGGATCTCTTTCTTGGGAAATCTCTCTATGCTGCCGTCTTCAAACATGGCATCGAGACGTTTCAATTTTTCGATCCCTTTTTGAATCGTATGAAAATTTGTTAGCGTCCCACCCAACCATCTGTTATTGACGTACGGCATTTCACACCGTATGGCCTCTTCGGCTATAGCGTCCTGTGCCTGTTTTTTTGTGCCTATAAAAAGTACTATACCCCCTGCTTCGGCTATATTGCTTACAAAATCATATGCGGTCTTAAAAAATTTTACGGTTTTTTGGAGATCTATTATATAGATACCATTTCTTGCCCCAAAGATATATGGCTTCATCTTTGGGTTCCATCGCCTAGTCTGATGTCCGAAATGTACCCCCGCCTCTAAAAGTTGTTTCATTGTTACGTAACCCATAGGTCCTCCTAAAGTGGTTTTTCCACCACCAAGCTTTAAAAAAGATATGCCCGTCTTGCCTATTAAGACGGCACCACGTGGAGTTGCCTGGTGTGTGTAATTTAAATCTGTTCTTTGTAACACCGAGGCAGAAGTTTTGCAAGCATATGGGGGTCGATATAAATAAAAAAGGGCGATATGATATCGCCCTTTTTTTTGAATCGAATCTAATTTTTTCAGGCGGTTTTGATTTCTATCTGTTTCGGCTTAACCTCCTCTTTTTTGGGCAAGACCAGTTTTAAAACCCCCTTTTCATATGTTGCAGTGGCTTTTTCGGCATCTATGGATACCGGCAACCTTATCATCCTTGAAAAGGAACCGTATCTTGTTTCGACACGGTGATAATTTTCGTCTTTTTCTTCTGTCTTTCTCTGTTTCTCACCCTTGATGGTGAGCATATCGCCTGCAATGGAGATGTCTATATCTTTGGCATCCATGCCAGGCACTTCAGCTTTTATGATGAGATTGTCTTTGGTTTCGGAGAGATCAATGGAAGGGATCCATGTGCCCTCGGTGCTCACCAGTTCGCCACCGCCAAAAAAATCTTCCCACACCTTGTCCATCTCTCTCCTCAGATTACTTAGCTCCCGGAACGGTCTCCACGGTTGGATCTCAAACATAGCTCATCTCCTCCTTTCTTTTTTTGAAAAAAATAAGATTTGATAATATAAAGTCAAGTGGAGATGAGTTTATAGCCTCACAGCATAAATAAAAGACCCTCTTTTTCAGAGGGTCTTTTATTCTCATGTTTTTGAGGTTGTTTGACTATTATTTCGTCTTGGGGGCTTCGGGTGTTGCTGCAGGTGCTGCCTGCTCAGTAGCAGGTGCCGCCGGCTTAGCCTCTTCCTTTGGTGTTGCTGCAGGTGCTGCCTGCTCAGTAGCAGGTGCCGCCGGCTTAGCCTCTTCCTTTGGTGTTGCTGCAGGTGCTGCCTGCTCAGTAGCAGGTGCCGCCTCTTCTACCTTGGGTGCAGGTGCTGCCTGCTCAGTGGTTGTCCCTTCTTTCTTTTCTTCAGATTTTGAGCACGCCACAAGCCCGCCCATAAGGGAAACTGAAACCAATACTGCGATCAAGAGATTCAGCTTTTTCATTCTCCTTCTCCTTTTCTGATGTTGGCTCTAGAGGCCTAAATTTTTTGATAAAAATCGATCTTAATTTAATTTAAGATATTATACAAATATTATTTGAATCGTCAAGTATTATTGATCACAATGGAACAATAAATCAATGATGGCCGTTGACATCAAGGCCGCCGCTAAGTATCTTGAATCATCTGTGGGTAAGCGCACATCTTTTTTTGAGGTTATGTTTTACCCTGAGGCTGTAAAGGTCAGCTCTTCTTTATCGTCCTGTTCATCAACCCTTGCCTTGCTTTTGGGTTCTGCCATGCTTGGGGCAAGCTAAATTTTAAATATTATAAAATATTGAGGTCGAAATCAATCTAAATTTTTTAGATAGAGGTGTTATATGGCTGTCTTGAAGCAGATGACAGGGATATACATAATCATCTTTTCAGTGTTGTTTTTTGCCCCGTTCCTTTCTTGTGCCGAGATGGTTTCTGTGGGCAAAAACGAAAACCATGCGGTGGCCGAGGTCCATGGAAAGTTTATAACAATAAAGGATGTGGTGGAATTTGCCAAGACCTCGCCGAATTTTAATTCGATGCTTCAGTTCCCGGGTGGGGCACCGAAGGTGCTGAATGAACTCATATGGCGCAAACTCCTGCTCCTTGAGGGGCGGGATGCAGGAATAATAAAGCCCGGTGAAGAAAAAGAAGGCGACGATGAGCTTCTCGTCCTTCGTGTTCTCAAGAAGTTGCTGCCCCCATTTAAACCGCTCACAACCGAAGAGCTTCATTCGTTTTATGAAAGACACAAGGCCCTTTTTTCTACGCCTCTGATGCTTCGCATCTCTCAGATCAAGGTCGAGATAAAAGATAAAGGCGAAGCCGCCGCGCTGGCAAAGATAAATGAGGCAAAAAGGGCCATCGACGAGGGGACGCCTTTTGATAAAGTCGCTAAAAAATACTCAGAAGATGGATTCAGCAGGGATAGGGGCGGCGATCTGGGTTTTATTCCTATGGAGAAGATAGAGTCGTCAAAGATTGAAAAGACCCTTGAGTCTCTGCCGTTGAACAGGCCGAGCGGGGTGTTGAAAAACGGCGATGCCTTTGTCATATATATGGTGACTGAGAGAGAAGAGCCTATCGCCGACCCGTATGGCAAAATAATCGAGACAGTGCAGCAAAAGGCGGATGAATGGCGCAGGAGTAAGGCAATGGCCGAGCTTCGCAAGAGGCTTGAGAAGAAATGGGGAGTTGAATATCTGGACAAAGAATGGATGCCGAAAGAAGACAGATGACGGCGCAAGGACTTTGGAGGTTAAGGGAATTATTTTTTTGTCTTTTCAAGAGAGAGCTCGGCAATTCCTATTCAGGGCATTTGGCCGGTTTTTTTTCGATAATGGTAAATCCATTGGTGCAACTGGCCGTATATGCCTTTGTATTTAAGATAGTATTCAAGGTCAGATTCCCTGAATTATCAGGTCAGGATTTTGTAGCCTTCGTGGCCACGGCGATGTGGCCGTGGATGGCGTTTCAGATCGGTGTTCAAAAAGGACTTGCCTCGATTGAGGCTAACAGAAATCTTGTCAAGAAGGTATGGTTGCCCCATGAGTTTCTCGTTTACGCCTCTGTAGGCTCCATCTATGTGATTCAAATCACAGGTTTTATATTCGTTATTCTGGTCTTGTATTTAACAGACTTTTCGATCCATGTATTCAAACTACCGTTCATATTGCCGGTGTTGATCCTGCAGTTTATTTTTACCGCCGGCCTTGCTTTGATTTTTGCGGCACTCAAGGTCTTTGTGGAGGACTTAGGCCAAGCTATAGCCCCTTTATTTACAGTCTGGTTTTATGCGACGCCGGTTCTCTATCCAATCAGTCTTGCCCCTATACAACTTCGTAATATCATCGAACTCAATCCCATGACTTATTGTGTAAGCCGTATTCGGGATGTCATTTTATATAATAAATTTCAGATAGGCTTGATGGATGCCTTTCAATCTGTAGCGATTGTCCTTTTTTTCATATTTGCGCGCCTGTTTTTTAATAGGCTTTCGCCTTATTTCGAAAATGTCCTATAGGTTATTAAATCATCTAACAGGGTTACTAAGAGAAGCCCTGATAGAAAATAAACTGTCGTTTTGATATGTCTTTGTCTTTGGTAAGGCTCAGAAATTGCAGCAAAGGATATCCATTACTTAGTCCAGGTCTTGGGAATTTAAAAAATATCTGGTCGTTTTTGACAGGGCGGGGAGACATCCCGAGTTTTTATGCCGTTCATGGGATAGATCTGGATATAAGTAAAGGGGAGTCGATTGGACTTATCGGTGAAAATGGTGCAGGCAAATCGACCCTCCTTAAAATTATCGCTGGTGTTGTAAGACCGACATCAGGTACTGTTGAGGTCAATGCCAGGATAGGCGCATTGCTGGAGCTTGGTGCCGGGTTTCATCCTGAGCAAACAGGCAGGGAAAATATCAGGCTGGCGGCTACGCTTATGGGCATGACCAGCGCCGAGATAAGGGAGAGCATAGACGATATAATAGAGTTTGCGGATATCGGAGATCATATAGACAGGCCTATAAAACATTATTCCTCCGGTATGGTTGTCAGGCTTGGCTTCGCCATAGTTACTGCCATGCGCCCCGACTTGCTCATCACCGATGAAGTCCTTGCGGTAGGCGATGAATCTTTTCAAAAAAAGTGCATAAGATGGATGGAGTCATATCTGTCGGGCGGAGGCACCTTGATGCTTTGTTCCCACGGTATGTACCATATTCAGAAATTGTGTCGAAAGGCATTGTGGCTCAAGGATGGTAAGGCGCATATGTTTGGAGATGCAATGGAGGTGACGCAAAGCTATCTCGCCTATTTTGAGGAGATGGAGCGCGGCTGTAAAGAAAAGACGGGTCCAGAAGAACTTGGGGTGCGCAAGGCCTCAATTTATGACGATGTCTATTCAGTGTTGGAGGTACATATGGAGGATGCGTACGGCAAGATCGTTTACGACATCAGGCATGGGGACGATGTAACCGTTCGAGGGGTGGTTTATTCGCCTGACGGTCGCACGCCTGTCGTGGCCATCGGCATCTTGAGGGCCGACGGTACCCCTGTTTATGCCACATCCACAGAAATTGACGGATCTGAACCTTATATCCTATCTAATCCAGGACGATTTGGTTTTTCTATATATTTTAAAAAATTGCCGCTCCTGCCAGGAAGGTATATCCTGCGAGCCCACGCCATGGATCCTGAGGCCATGCGGCTGTTTGATCCGTTGGAATGTCCTTTTAGGGTCTTGGGTGACATAAGGGACATGGGTATTTGCTATTTGGAACACGTATGGCGGCATGAATAATCATATCCGCCTGTTTGATCGGCGATGACTGGTTTTTATTTATGAGCCTGAGACAGAACCTTTTGGATCTTTTCGAGCTTTTTTTGTTGCCAGGGCTCGCGATTTTTATCCCCTGGCCCTTTTGTTTCCGAATCTACAGATTTTTTGCAGCATTTGATTGGATTTACAAGACAGAGACCCAGATGGCCGTCAGCCGGGCTGCAGCGATCGCCGGAATCGCCGATACCATTGCTTGGGCATCTGCCTATCGTTTGACAAGGCTCGTTGACCATGCCGATCTCTACCTCTCTCTTTTCCGCAGTAACAGATGGTTCAAGAAATACGTCTCGGTGACAGGTCTTGGTTGGCCAGCGGATGACGTCCCATTTTTGGCCATAACCTTTCATTTCGGCGCTGGTCTGTGGTCTTTGAGGCATCTGAAGGCCACTGGAAGATTCATCTCAGGCCTTATGAAGGGATTCAACAGAGAGGAGTTCCCTGGCAGGTTTGTACGCTATTGTTACGGTCGCCTTCGTACCTATGCGATTTCAAGGGCTGGGGTAAAAAACCTCGTGTTTCTCGATAAGGGCAGTTATTTTAAATTGAGAAACGTCTTCAGTGCCAGGTCATGTCTTGTTGCGCTACTGGATGTTCCGACAAGGCGGCAGCGAAATGCCATTAAGGCTTCGCTCTTTGGCCGTGATATCTTTTTGCCGCGCGGCTTGATCCATCTGGCAGCGAGAGAGAAGATCCCGATTATAGCCTATTCAGCCACGCTTGACAGAGAGACCGGCGCAAGGACAATAAATATAAGCGAACCAGTTAAAAGCGATAGCGAGGAGGTTCTTGCCGATTATCTTGTAAATGAGCTTAAAAAGGTCGTATATTCCGATACGGCATCTTGGCATTGTTGGGAATATGTAGATATGTTTTTTGTTGATCATGAAAAGTAATCATATATACAATAGAGTAATGTCCATTGATAGTGGTGATTCTCTCTCTATAATTGCAAAACAGGTTAGACATGGCGCCAAAGTATTAGAACTTGGTGTTGCTTCAGGTTATTTTGGGCGTTTTCTAGTTGAACAACTTGATTGTATAGTAGATGGTATAGAGATAGATCCATTAATGGCTGAAATAGCTAGGAGATATTATAGAAAATTAATTATAGGTGATTTGGAAAATATCTCCCTGAGTGATCAGATAGATACTGATTATAATTATATTATATGTGCAGATATCCTCGAACATTTAAAGGAGCCATCCCAGGTACTTGAAAATTTAAAATCTTTTTTAAAAAGGGATGGTGAAATTTTAATTTCGATTCCGAATATTGCTTATGCAGGGGCGGTAATTGCGATAATAAGCGGGGATTTCCCTTATAGAGACGAAGGATTGTTAGATAAAAGCCATTTAAGATTTTTTACTCTTAAAAGTTTTTTACGGATGCTTATTGAGCTTAAATATGACGTAAAGAGAATAGAAAAAGTACATCTGTCATTTGAAGAAAGTGAATTTGCTTATATGATAAGCGAGATAGACCCTCAGATTAGAAAGTATCTCTTTGGAATTCCTGACTCCGATGTCTATCAATATGTTCTTGCTGTGGGCTTGTATGATTCAGCAAATGGATTTTTTAATCCAAGATCTAAATTGTCAGTTTATCCTGAGGAAGAAAAAATAGATGTAATCATACCTGTTTATAAAGGCGAAATAGAGACAAAAAGATGTATTGAGAGTGTATTATCGTATGAACAGAATGCGCCATTTGAAGTTATCGTAATAGACGATAATAGTCCTGATATGTTTATTTATGAGTATTTAAGTAATCTTGCAAGTAAAGATTTAATTACATTTATTTATAATTCACAAAATCTTGGTTTTGTTGCCTCTGTAAATTCGGCAATGTTGTTACATAATAAAAGAGATGTTATAATTTTAAATAGCGATACAATTGTCTCAAATGATTGGATAGATCGTCTTAGACGCTGTGCTCTAAGCGATCCTGCAATTGGCACAGTAACTCCTTTTTCTAACAATGCTACAATATGTAGTTATCCGAATTTCTGCGAAGATAACGAATTGCCAGAAGGTTTATCAGTAGAATATTTGGATAATTTATTTAAAAAGATTAATTCATGTAAGATGATTGATATACCAACTGGCGTCGGTTTCTGTATGTATATAAAGCGTTCTTGTTTAAATGATGTCGGCATGTTTGATTTCAAAAATTTTGGGAAGGGTTACGGTGAAGAAAATGATTTTTGTATGAGGGCATCAAGATCAGGCTGGCGTCATGTGCTCTGTGGAGATGTCTTTGTATACCATAAAGGCGGTGTAAGCTTCTCCGGTACCAAAAAAGAATTGCAGCAAAGAGGTATTGAAACCCTAGTTAAACTTCATCCTGATTATTTGGATATTATCCGTAGCCACTTGGAAGCCGATCCTGCCAAAGATTTGCGATCGGCAATTGATACAGCGATAGTTAAAAATAAAAATAATTTTCTATTAAATAAATATAGAGGCTTTTTAAATAGATTATTTGGATCAAAATTATAATTATAATGTGACAATGATCGAATCTCGAAATAATCATATATTATGTTTCCCTGTGTTATCAACTGACACTTTGTTATCTAATGATATCAATTTAATTTTAAAGAAGTGCTACTATGATACTAGCATCTTATTTATAGATATGACAAGAGCTGGAATTGATATTTTTGATCCAGTTTTTGCAAAGTATCATGATATTTTTATTGAAAATTCTAATGTAATATTCCGTCGGATAAATATTGATTTATATTCTAATGCCATAATTGCCTCTCTTGTTGTGTGTTTAAGAGAATTTCCATGCAATGATGTTTTATTTATTAAACCGGAGTTAAAAGTACCAGATATGTGGGATGTGCGTCTAAAAAAGGCTGCATATTCTGATTCCGTTATTGCTACAGCATCTCCAATGTGTGATTGCTCACCTTTTTTTTCTCTTCTTGATGTAAATAGTTCCAATGATAATACCAATTTTGATTTTGAAGATATAGATCGTCTTTCTTTTTGTCTTGGCCATCGTTTTGTTTATGAGACGCCTTATTTTTTTGATGGCTGTTTTTATCTAAGATTTGATGCTTTGAATGAAATTGAAGATCATAATTTATTGTTTAGTAGCAATTCTAATTCGACTTTAAGTGATTTAAATAATGCATTAATTTCTATCGGTAAATTACATGTTTTATGTGATCATCTTTATGTTGGCTACGATAAATCAATAAGTAATTGTGTATCTTATAACAATATTGATTATAGTAAATATAATTTTGTTGATAAAGAATTTCTTCTATCGCATCCATTAACTACTGTTCGTCAGGCAGTTGCATATTTTATTGATAAAAAATATAAAATTATTTCTATGCCAGGTCTTGAATCAAAGCCTGTTATCCTTCATATAACTCATAGTTGGGGTGGTGGAATTGAGGAATGGATTCGCGATTTTTCAAATGTTAGAGATAAGGCAGTTAATATTGTTTTAAAATCTATAGGCAATTCAGGAGTCTATGGATATAGGCTTGCCCTTTTTACCAATATTAAAGATACTAATCCAATTAGATTATGGGAATTATCGCTTCCAATATTGTGTTCCAAAGCCAGCAATATCGAATATAGAAGAATTCTTAATCAAATCATTAAAGAATTCTCAGTTGATGCTATTATTATATCATCTTTTATTGGTCATAGTTTTGATGTTATTTCAAGCAACAAAAAGACTGTTATAGTTTGTCATGATTATTATCCATTTTGTCCTGCTATAACGACATATTTTGATGGAGTATGTGCAAAATGCGATTTTGATAGTTTGTCAAGTTGTATCTATCATAATAAATCGAATTTATTGATGAATAGTCCTGAGTTTTCGGCCCGGGAGTGGCTCAATCTCCGTGGAGAATACGTAAGATTGATCAAATCGCACGGAGTGAGCTTGGTTGCCCCATCGAAGTCCGCTGTTGAGCGCCTATGTGCGCTTGAATCACGTTTTTCCCCTTTGGATTTCACGGTCATTCCTCATGGTTATCTCTTCAATGACTTTTCAGTGGCATTAGATGGGGACAGATCCTTGCGGCCCTATCCCATGGCCCATTCAAAGATGCGGGCGATCGTGCTTGGTCAGTTAAAAAGGGAAAAGGGGCTTCATCTGCTCCAGGAAGTTTGCCATGGGCTATCCCAATATGTAGATATATATTTAGTGGGTTGTGGGGAAAAGGCGAAGCAATCGCTGAGTGACGCCAGGTGTATAAAAGAGATTATAGAAAGATATGATCGATCGGATCTGCCTGGCATTATTAAAGGTATAGCGCCTGACTTTGGATTGCTCCTTTCCGTATGGCCAGAGACCTTCAGTTATGTTTTAAGCGAACTCATGATCCTTGGTGTCCCGCCAGTGGCTACTGCCCTTGGCAGTTTTAAGGACCGTATAATAGATGGAGTGAATGGTTTTCTTTTTGAGCCAAGCGGAGACGCCCTTTTAGAAAGGGTCCGACTGCTTTCGGAACATCCGGCCATGTTGACAGGTGTCAGAGAGAGGCTCAAGTGTTTCCGGCATCGGTCGCTTGATGAAATGGTCGATGATTATGTGCGTCTGTTAGGAATAGGCCGGCCGCAAGCCGCCCGTTATGAGCCTTGCATAGGCACGGAAACAGGGCTTACAGAGCCGTATATGCGGCTTTATTCCTCTTATAAGGGGCTGGAAAGGGCTTATGCCCACATGAAAGAGGCATATGAACAGAAGACCGAGGCGTGCGAGCGGATGCAGTTGCGCATCGCCGAACTTAATGAGTCTTTAATGGCCGCAATAACAGAATCTGAAAATATGCAAAAGAAATTGGAAGAGATATATGGTAGTCTGTATTGGAAGGTAGGCCGTTTCTTTAAGTTGATCGGTTCAGATTAGTTAGTTGGTGATTTTATGCCAGGAGGTGCATATATGGCCAAGGTGGCCGTTTGTGGTTCAAGGAGCATCAATTCCTATGGGTTGGTAAAAGATGTACTTGATCAGCTCTTGATAGAGGAGGATGTTGTGCTCTCCGGCAATGCCCCAGGGGTTGACCGCATGGGAGAGGAATACGCCAGACAAAGGGGGCTTGAGGTCAAGATCATACCTTCTGAATGGGCCAAGCACGGTCTTAAGGCCACCATGATGAGGAATGAGGTGCTGCTGAGGTCCTCCGACTTTGTGATCTGCTTTTGGGACGGCCTCTCTGAAGGTGCCGGCCATATGCTTGAGATATCCAAGAGGGCGAGAAAGCTGTTGGCTGAGGTCAGAATTGACGGGTATCTCAAGTTGTTCTTGAATCCAAGAAGGCTTTGACGCTTTGTATTCGATAGGTCGAAACAGAGCCCTGTTTGCCTGATCTGGTTGGGGGCGGCGGTTGAGACCTTGCCTTTCAGTGCCCCAAAAGGTCATCGGTACTTGTGTTCGAGAATTCTTTTTTGGCTAGGGGATTGGGTCTCTATTTAATTTAAATTGTTGGGCGGGTATTGGTTATGATGGATTTCGGCTGGTGGACTACAGGCAGGGATCGGGCGGCGTTTGATCTCTTTGATGCCGCCTGGAAGGGCATACAAGACGGCGTTATCAGCGGTAAAATCTCTTATGTATTTTGTTCGAAGGCCAAGGGAGAGGGTGTATATAGCGACAGGCTTATGGACGAGGCGTCGATGCGCGGTCTCCCTGTCGTGAGCATCTCTGCGGCCAAATTCATGCCGGAGCTAAGGGTGGCTGATCGTGAGAGATGGAGGGATCTTTATCACGGCATGGTGCTCGACGCTTTAAAGGATCTTCATCATGACATTGTAGTGCTCGCGGGTTATATGTGGGTGGTAAGTGCAAGGGTCTGCCGAAGTTTCCCGATCATAAACCTTCATCCGGCGCTCCCCGGCGGGCCCTGTGGTACATGGCAGGAGGTGATCTGGCAGCTCATCCAGGAAAGAGCTGGATCTGCAGGGGCGATGATCCACCTTGTCACCCCTGAACTCGACAGGGGGCCGGCTATAACCTATTGCAGGTTCAAGATAAGAGGTAATGACAAGTGGGATATTTTGTGGGATCAGCTTGATAGATCTCTCAAGACCACCGATCTTGATGCAATCAAGGCCTCTTATGGAGAGACCCAGCGGCTTTTTGCCGCGATCAGGATGGAAGGGGTAAAAAGAGAGGTCCCGCTTACAATCCAGACCTTGAGGTTGCTGGCAAACGGCGATATCTTGATAAAGAACGGTATGCCCTTTGACAGGTTTGGTAGGGTGCTCGAGGCCCCTTTAGATCTTACACCCGAGATCGACCCATCGCTTCAGGGAGCGGCCAACCGCATCGATTGATAAGATCTAATTTATCTTTAAGCTTCAAACTGTAAGGATTGCGCGACAAAAAATATCTTGACAGATTTAATAACGGTCATATACTTAACAACTAAGCCTAAAAAAGGCTTAATTCAAAATAAAAAGAGGGGGTTTAAAAATGCGCAAAAAGATTTTAGCCGTAGTTTCAGCTCTTGTTTTTTCCTTGAGTATAGCGGGTATGGCCATTGCTGGTGAGTGCACTGGTGAGGTCACAAAGGTTGAGGGCAACAATGTAACAGTAAAGTGCAGTGATGGCACTGAGATGGAGGCGACAGGCGCGGCCAAAGTCGGTGAAAAGGTGACCGTAAAA of Dissulfurimicrobium hydrothermale contains these proteins:
- the purN gene encoding phosphoribosylglycinamide formyltransferase translates to MMDFGWWTTGRDRAAFDLFDAAWKGIQDGVISGKISYVFCSKAKGEGVYSDRLMDEASMRGLPVVSISAAKFMPELRVADRERWRDLYHGMVLDALKDLHHDIVVLAGYMWVVSARVCRSFPIINLHPALPGGPCGTWQEVIWQLIQERAGSAGAMIHLVTPELDRGPAITYCRFKIRGNDKWDILWDQLDRSLKTTDLDAIKASYGETQRLFAAIRMEGVKREVPLTIQTLRLLANGDILIKNGMPFDRFGRVLEAPLDLTPEIDPSLQGAANRID
- the extJ gene encoding selenite/tellurite reduction operon protein ExtJ, with the translated sequence MRKKILAVVSALVFSLSIAGMAIAGECTGEVTKVEGNNVTVKCSDGTEMEATGAAKVGEKVTVKDGKIEAAKAAPKKKKIEGC
- a CDS encoding DUF2493 domain-containing protein, which translates into the protein MAKVAVCGSRSINSYGLVKDVLDQLLIEEDVVLSGNAPGVDRMGEEYARQRGLEVKIIPSEWAKHGLKATMMRNEVLLRSSDFVICFWDGLSEGAGHMLEISKRARKLLAEVRIDGYLKLFLNPRRL
- a CDS encoding glycosyltransferase, with the protein product MSIDSGDSLSIIAKQVRHGAKVLELGVASGYFGRFLVEQLDCIVDGIEIDPLMAEIARRYYRKLIIGDLENISLSDQIDTDYNYIICADILEHLKEPSQVLENLKSFLKRDGEILISIPNIAYAGAVIAIISGDFPYRDEGLLDKSHLRFFTLKSFLRMLIELKYDVKRIEKVHLSFEESEFAYMISEIDPQIRKYLFGIPDSDVYQYVLAVGLYDSANGFFNPRSKLSVYPEEEKIDVIIPVYKGEIETKRCIESVLSYEQNAPFEVIVIDDNSPDMFIYEYLSNLASKDLITFIYNSQNLGFVASVNSAMLLHNKRDVIILNSDTIVSNDWIDRLRRCALSDPAIGTVTPFSNNATICSYPNFCEDNELPEGLSVEYLDNLFKKINSCKMIDIPTGVGFCMYIKRSCLNDVGMFDFKNFGKGYGEENDFCMRASRSGWRHVLCGDVFVYHKGGVSFSGTKKELQQRGIETLVKLHPDYLDIIRSHLEADPAKDLRSAIDTAIVKNKNNFLLNKYRGFLNRLFGSKL
- a CDS encoding glycosyltransferase, whose amino-acid sequence is MTRAGIDIFDPVFAKYHDIFIENSNVIFRRINIDLYSNAIIASLVVCLREFPCNDVLFIKPELKVPDMWDVRLKKAAYSDSVIATASPMCDCSPFFSLLDVNSSNDNTNFDFEDIDRLSFCLGHRFVYETPYFFDGCFYLRFDALNEIEDHNLLFSSNSNSTLSDLNNALISIGKLHVLCDHLYVGYDKSISNCVSYNNIDYSKYNFVDKEFLLSHPLTTVRQAVAYFIDKKYKIISMPGLESKPVILHITHSWGGGIEEWIRDFSNVRDKAVNIVLKSIGNSGVYGYRLALFTNIKDTNPIRLWELSLPILCSKASNIEYRRILNQIIKEFSVDAIIISSFIGHSFDVISSNKKTVIVCHDYYPFCPAITTYFDGVCAKCDFDSLSSCIYHNKSNLLMNSPEFSAREWLNLRGEYVRLIKSHGVSLVAPSKSAVERLCALESRFSPLDFTVIPHGYLFNDFSVALDGDRSLRPYPMAHSKMRAIVLGQLKREKGLHLLQEVCHGLSQYVDIYLVGCGEKAKQSLSDARCIKEIIERYDRSDLPGIIKGIAPDFGLLLSVWPETFSYVLSELMILGVPPVATALGSFKDRIIDGVNGFLFEPSGDALLERVRLLSEHPAMLTGVRERLKCFRHRSLDEMVDDYVRLLGIGRPQAARYEPCIGTETGLTEPYMRLYSSYKGLERAYAHMKEAYEQKTEACERMQLRIAELNESLMAAITESENMQKKLEEIYGSLYWKVGRFFKLIGSD